From a region of the Paenibacillus lutimineralis genome:
- a CDS encoding MerR family transcriptional regulator, producing MKIGELAARTGVSVRSLRYYEQQGLLKPVRDESGYRDYSIFAEEQVRTIQLYLNLGLTTEQIAGFLHCVMKNKEAFCTEVFPIFRQKIAEIDAQINQLNHIKMNLEERMQSILDERQWDEMEE from the coding sequence ATGAAAATCGGAGAACTTGCAGCCCGTACCGGTGTCAGCGTCCGTTCACTGCGATATTATGAGCAGCAAGGATTGCTTAAGCCTGTTCGTGACGAGAGCGGCTACCGGGATTATTCCATATTCGCAGAAGAACAGGTGCGCACGATCCAGTTATATCTGAATCTTGGATTGACGACCGAGCAGATTGCAGGTTTCCTGCATTGCGTCATGAAAAACAAAGAGGCGTTTTGCACGGAGGTTTTCCCGATTTTCCGCCAAAAAATCGCAGAGATTGATGCGCAAATAAACCAGCTGAATCATATCAAAATGAATCTGGAGGAGCGCATGCAATCGATTCTGGATGAACGACAATGGGATGAAATGGAGGAATGA
- a CDS encoding ABC transporter substrate-binding protein, whose amino-acid sequence MRNRRWMIAGLALLVALPLALAGCGGKGDGNQKEGTTSPGASTANSDPIKLTLWGAVPSENGPQEVVDNWNKQNPDIQVEYVRFVNDDAGNLKLDTALISSQPVDMYVNYDYSLYEKRIKAGNALDLSKFSDYDVEAKMGEGAALWKVDDKYYGLPTQKGLSFVWLNKDMLDAKGLPIPTEWGLDEFRDYAAKLKSDHVWGLAQSDYYFNVPINGSLQKQSLQLTKDDGTSAFDNPLTVRTLQVYSDMMFTDKSLMPHTEQITSKPALDQMFVKGEAAMLFSTNQIFRTTNNIQEFPRTFKVAAAPAPKVNKDQADYINAGGLGDVISINPSTKHQEAAWEFMKWYADEGMLPMAAGGRVPSSKDFPVDEAVALMFKGVEDTYDLDSIKRVMFGDLPLGLSRLDRKTGTEQQAIYDKVFTQKLTPEEGAKELARVHNENLKALSK is encoded by the coding sequence ATGAGAAACAGAAGATGGATGATTGCTGGGCTGGCGCTGCTTGTAGCATTGCCGCTGGCACTTGCTGGCTGTGGTGGAAAAGGAGACGGCAATCAAAAGGAGGGAACGACTTCCCCTGGGGCAAGTACGGCTAATAGTGACCCGATTAAGCTTACTTTGTGGGGAGCGGTACCATCCGAGAATGGGCCTCAGGAGGTTGTAGACAACTGGAATAAGCAAAATCCGGACATTCAGGTAGAGTATGTGCGGTTTGTCAATGATGATGCGGGTAACCTGAAGCTGGATACGGCGCTCATCTCTAGCCAGCCGGTGGACATGTACGTGAACTATGACTACAGCCTTTATGAAAAGCGGATTAAAGCGGGCAATGCCCTTGATCTGAGCAAGTTCTCCGACTATGACGTGGAGGCCAAAATGGGAGAAGGCGCTGCGCTATGGAAGGTGGACGACAAGTATTACGGTCTGCCCACCCAGAAGGGCTTGTCTTTTGTCTGGCTGAACAAGGATATGCTCGATGCCAAGGGGCTACCGATTCCAACGGAGTGGGGGCTGGATGAGTTCAGAGATTATGCCGCCAAGCTCAAGTCTGACCATGTCTGGGGATTGGCGCAAAGTGATTATTACTTCAATGTGCCTATCAACGGTTCCTTGCAGAAGCAGAGTTTGCAGCTGACAAAAGATGACGGCACCTCCGCTTTCGATAATCCACTGACAGTCAGGACGCTTCAGGTTTATTCGGACATGATGTTTACCGATAAAAGCCTAATGCCTCATACGGAGCAGATCACATCAAAACCCGCTTTGGACCAAATGTTTGTGAAGGGAGAAGCGGCAATGCTGTTCTCTACAAACCAAATCTTCCGGACGACGAATAATATTCAAGAATTTCCGCGGACATTCAAGGTAGCGGCCGCCCCGGCTCCTAAAGTAAACAAGGATCAGGCGGACTACATTAACGCTGGCGGATTAGGCGATGTGATTTCTATTAATCCTAGCACCAAGCATCAGGAAGCTGCCTGGGAATTTATGAAGTGGTATGCGGATGAGGGCATGCTGCCGATGGCGGCAGGCGGAAGAGTACCATCCTCCAAGGATTTCCCCGTCGATGAGGCTGTCGCTCTCATGTTCAAGGGTGTGGAGGATACTTATGACCTGGATTCAATTAAGCGGGTCATGTTCGGGGATTTGCCGCTTGGTCTGAGTCGTCTTGACCGGAAGACAGGAACCGAGCAGCAGGCCATCTATGATAAAGTATTCACCCAGAAGCTGACGCCAGAGGAAGGTGCGAAGGAATTAGCACGGGTGCATAACGAGAATTTGAAAGCGCTATCTAAATAG
- a CDS encoding CPBP family intramembrane glutamic endopeptidase, with product MKSSRKTASLIAIIILSCLAMSLVDAVIRPDYAVKSVIKIILFLTLPISYARIAGGVPFRRLFTFEKKGLLMSLLLGFGVFTLILSGYFLLGPLFDFTNVTGALQKNMGVNAGNFVFVALYISIVNSLLEEFFFRGFASFTLKELAGRRFAYLFSAGAFAVYHIAIMTSWFSIELFLLLIISLVIAGLLFNWLNERNGNIYASWMVHMFANLAINTIGFILFGII from the coding sequence ATGAAATCAAGCAGGAAAACAGCTTCACTTATTGCCATCATTATCCTAAGCTGTCTTGCCATGAGTTTGGTAGATGCTGTAATCCGTCCGGATTACGCAGTCAAATCGGTCATTAAAATCATCCTCTTTCTGACACTGCCGATTAGCTACGCCAGGATAGCTGGTGGGGTACCGTTCCGCAGGTTGTTCACCTTTGAGAAAAAGGGTCTCCTGATGTCTCTTTTACTAGGATTCGGCGTATTTACCCTTATACTCAGCGGATATTTTCTATTGGGTCCTTTATTTGACTTCACCAACGTAACGGGGGCCTTGCAGAAGAATATGGGGGTGAATGCAGGCAATTTTGTGTTTGTAGCTCTGTACATATCGATCGTGAATTCACTGCTGGAGGAGTTTTTCTTTCGCGGCTTTGCCTCTTTCACGCTGAAGGAGCTGGCAGGACGGAGGTTTGCTTATCTGTTCAGTGCGGGGGCTTTTGCTGTATATCATATTGCGATAATGACAAGCTGGTTCTCGATCGAGCTGTTCCTTTTGTTAATTATATCCCTGGTAATAGCGGGCTTATTGTTTAACTGGCTGAATGAGCGTAATGGCAACATTTATGCCTCTTGGATGGTCCATATGTTTGCTAATCTTGCGATCAACACCATCGGATTTATACTGTTTGGAATCATCTGA
- a CDS encoding alpha/beta fold hydrolase gives MPIVDMPIEQLRSYQGTNPRPADFDEYWERALAEMHAMDAQVELVPSRFQVPNAECFDLYFTGVKGARIHAKYVRPKQVKEPHPAIVMFHGYSGHAGDWSDKLAYASIGFSVLAMDCRGQGGSSEDVGGVKGNTHHGHIIRGLEDHPDELLFRHIFLDTAQLAGIAMKLPEVDPDRIYAAGGSQGGGLTIACAALEPRVKKLAPIYPFLSDYKRTWDMDLDQEAYGELRTYFRYYDTLHEREHEVFEKLGYIDIQFLAERIKGEVLMSVGLMDTICPPSTQFAAYNKMNTKKGLVIYPDFRHEYLPESSDRTMQFFLE, from the coding sequence ATGCCAATTGTTGATATGCCTATAGAGCAATTGAGGAGCTATCAAGGAACAAATCCGCGTCCGGCGGACTTTGATGAGTACTGGGAACGGGCGCTGGCTGAAATGCATGCGATGGATGCGCAGGTTGAGCTTGTGCCTAGCCGTTTTCAAGTGCCGAATGCGGAATGTTTCGACCTGTATTTTACGGGTGTGAAGGGAGCGAGAATTCACGCGAAGTATGTACGGCCTAAGCAAGTAAAAGAGCCTCATCCTGCGATAGTCATGTTCCATGGCTATTCTGGTCATGCCGGAGATTGGAGTGATAAGTTGGCTTATGCTTCGATAGGTTTCTCTGTACTTGCCATGGATTGCCGCGGTCAAGGAGGAAGCTCTGAGGATGTTGGCGGGGTGAAGGGGAATACGCATCATGGACATATTATTCGCGGTTTAGAGGATCATCCGGATGAGCTGCTATTCCGCCATATATTTTTGGACACGGCACAGCTTGCTGGGATAGCGATGAAGCTGCCTGAGGTCGACCCCGATCGGATTTACGCAGCGGGCGGATCTCAGGGTGGCGGACTTACGATAGCATGTGCTGCTTTGGAGCCAAGGGTGAAGAAGCTGGCGCCGATCTACCCTTTTCTTAGTGATTATAAGCGGACCTGGGACATGGATCTGGATCAGGAAGCCTACGGTGAACTGCGTACGTATTTCCGCTATTATGATACACTGCACGAGCGTGAGCACGAAGTATTTGAGAAGCTCGGCTATATAGATATTCAATTCCTGGCTGAACGCATAAAAGGTGAGGTATTGATGAGCGTGGGCTTGATGGACACCATCTGTCCGCCATCCACTCAATTTGCAGCCTACAATAAGATGAACACGAAGAAGGGACTTGTCATATATCCTGACTTCAGACATGAGTATTTGCCGGAGTCGTCGGATAGAACGATGCAATTTTTTCTAGAGTAA
- a CDS encoding response regulator transcription factor → MWTILLVEDEVFVREAIRDTVNWARHGFSVVGEAGNGKEALAAILKLKPDVVIADIAMPGMDGIELLKETRKAGIRSRFIMLTALSHFDYARDALQYGAFNYLLKLSLNDDVLLENLARIKEELIEEFTIAGEALYPYYHRVWSGICGTTASDGNDQIGTIAAAEKFRSLNLDIFTVLSGAVPANENLASIQTEKYLLVQSFYERGQTTYFCWSSQKKAEHGSKFKLNCSIGIVAGSSLTQLSQDWRSALNQLNADWYGCKADSVKERHELPAIAELEAELIRCFEERDEHKCAEVIALIWGSMEISAFSHIEVKMLASHLLHMLAMLAGRKSEDRWEINSAVSHESLLVFVQQAIHEQIRQMKEENISYTDHPEVNRVIQYMLEHFKENIKVADLARLVSINVDYLSTVFGKKTGLTPIAYLQNIRIVQAKRLLLHSKLNVEEIAYQTGFSDNAYFIKVFKRVVGQTPSSFRRENNI, encoded by the coding sequence ATGTGGACGATTTTACTGGTGGAAGATGAGGTGTTTGTCCGCGAGGCGATTCGGGATACGGTGAACTGGGCACGCCATGGATTTAGCGTTGTAGGAGAGGCTGGAAACGGTAAGGAAGCCTTGGCGGCTATTCTGAAGCTAAAGCCTGATGTCGTGATTGCTGATATTGCCATGCCGGGGATGGACGGGATTGAATTGTTAAAGGAAACGCGTAAGGCGGGAATTCGCAGCCGATTTATTATGCTAACGGCATTGAGCCACTTTGATTATGCCCGGGATGCCCTTCAATATGGGGCTTTCAACTATCTGTTGAAGCTGTCCTTAAATGATGATGTTCTGTTGGAGAATCTGGCGCGGATTAAGGAAGAGTTGATCGAGGAATTCACGATCGCTGGGGAGGCGTTGTATCCTTATTATCACCGCGTCTGGTCAGGTATTTGTGGAACGACCGCATCTGACGGTAATGATCAAATCGGAACGATTGCGGCAGCGGAGAAATTCCGCAGTTTAAATCTGGATATTTTTACTGTGTTGAGCGGAGCAGTTCCGGCTAATGAGAATCTGGCTAGTATCCAAACGGAGAAGTATCTTTTGGTTCAATCCTTCTATGAGAGAGGACAGACGACTTACTTCTGCTGGAGCTCTCAGAAGAAGGCCGAGCATGGAAGCAAGTTTAAGCTGAATTGTTCTATTGGTATAGTGGCTGGCAGCAGTTTGACTCAGCTGTCCCAGGATTGGCGCTCAGCATTGAATCAATTGAATGCAGATTGGTACGGGTGTAAGGCAGACTCGGTGAAGGAGCGACACGAGCTGCCTGCTATTGCGGAGCTGGAAGCTGAACTGATCCGCTGCTTTGAAGAACGCGATGAACACAAATGCGCCGAGGTGATTGCTCTGATATGGGGCAGTATGGAAATCTCGGCTTTTTCTCATATAGAAGTAAAAATGCTGGCTTCTCATCTCCTTCATATGCTTGCTATGCTGGCAGGACGGAAATCGGAGGACAGATGGGAAATCAACTCGGCCGTCAGCCATGAGTCGCTGCTTGTCTTTGTACAACAAGCTATACACGAGCAGATCCGCCAGATGAAGGAGGAAAATATTAGTTATACAGACCATCCGGAGGTAAATCGGGTGATCCAATATATGCTGGAGCATTTCAAAGAGAATATCAAGGTCGCAGATTTAGCCAGGCTGGTATCCATAAACGTAGATTATTTAAGCACCGTGTTTGGCAAAAAGACCGGACTGACGCCGATCGCCTATCTGCAAAACATCCGAATTGTGCAGGCGAAGCGATTGCTGTTGCATTCCAAGCTAAATGTGGAGGAGATCGCCTATCAAACGGGATTTTCGGATAACGCCTATTTTATTAAGGTATTCAAGCGCGTGGTTGGGCAAACGCCCAGCTCCTTCAGGCGGGAGAATAACATCTAA
- a CDS encoding LacI family DNA-binding transcriptional regulator, producing the protein MVSIKDVAKHANVSISAVSKTLNGYSDVSETTRQRILKAAQELNYSPNMLAKNLKHKVTKTIALIISNFEQTSGKDGVMFQIMSGVYAAATRYGYEVVIYTRSLSEQQDRSYWQFCKDHKIAGVVISGLRTTDPYFEELVKSDIPCTVVDAHTVGPHTGSVITDNLLAARRAVQYLISKGHREIGMVNGHKYATVSIQREQGYREALESAGIPFIDSRVIEADFSEEKAYTLTEEYINNNPQLTAIFVASDLMAIGMINRCKEIGLRIPEDISIMGFDDIVLSSYTTPKLSTISQDFAGIGFAALEQVVKMLENNLPGFHKILPFKIVDRESIKTL; encoded by the coding sequence ATGGTATCTATTAAAGATGTAGCCAAGCATGCTAATGTTTCCATCTCGGCGGTCTCCAAGACCTTGAACGGGTACAGCGATGTAAGCGAAACAACCAGGCAGAGGATTCTCAAAGCAGCGCAGGAGCTGAACTATTCTCCCAACATGCTGGCGAAGAATCTTAAGCATAAAGTAACGAAGACGATCGCACTAATCATATCCAATTTCGAGCAGACGAGCGGTAAGGACGGCGTTATGTTTCAGATTATGAGCGGAGTGTATGCCGCCGCTACCCGATACGGGTATGAGGTCGTTATCTATACTCGCAGTCTTTCTGAACAGCAGGACCGTTCCTACTGGCAATTTTGCAAGGATCACAAAATAGCCGGGGTCGTAATTTCAGGCCTGCGGACGACGGACCCGTATTTCGAAGAACTGGTCAAGAGCGATATTCCCTGTACCGTCGTCGATGCTCATACAGTAGGGCCACATACAGGTTCTGTTATTACGGACAATCTATTGGCAGCAAGACGGGCTGTTCAATACCTGATCAGCAAAGGGCATCGCGAGATTGGTATGGTGAACGGGCATAAGTATGCGACGGTTAGTATACAGCGGGAGCAGGGATACCGTGAAGCATTGGAAAGTGCAGGGATCCCGTTTATTGATTCGCGTGTGATCGAGGCTGACTTTAGTGAAGAGAAGGCTTACACGCTGACGGAAGAATATATTAACAATAATCCGCAGTTAACCGCGATATTTGTAGCCAGTGATCTGATGGCGATCGGGATGATCAATCGTTGCAAGGAGATTGGCCTGCGCATTCCAGAGGATATATCGATTATGGGCTTCGATGATATCGTGCTGTCCAGCTATACGACCCCCAAGCTGTCGACGATTAGTCAGGACTTTGCCGGGATCGGGTTTGCCGCACTGGAGCAGGTAGTAAAGATGCTAGAGAATAACTTACCAGGCTTTCACAAAATTCTTCCCTTCAAAATAGTTGACAGGGAATCGATTAAGACTTTATAA
- a CDS encoding carbohydrate ABC transporter permease — protein MKRQRLVGYVFIAPNLIGMTVFMLVPALFSFYLMFTDWVFASGQPPRFIGLDNFRMMVRDDLFVVSVKNTLLVLIPVPISIMLGFLIAVMLNNRTYFQKTLRAFFFAPYFTSGIAIAFVWMVLFQPTNGPINAFLRSIGISEPPLWFASPDTAMYAVLIMMTAGGIGYNMIIYLAALQELSSEQLEAAKMDGATFGQLLRLIIFPLVSPTTFFLMITGFIGSIKSFGMIYAITQGGPGNSTTVFSIFAYKKAFNFYEMGYASAVSWTMFLIILCITLIQWVGQKKWVHY, from the coding sequence ATGAAGCGGCAGAGGCTAGTAGGCTATGTGTTTATCGCACCTAATTTAATCGGAATGACGGTGTTTATGCTCGTTCCGGCCCTGTTCTCCTTTTATTTAATGTTTACGGATTGGGTATTCGCTAGCGGGCAACCCCCGCGCTTTATTGGATTGGATAATTTCAGAATGATGGTGAGAGATGATTTGTTTGTTGTCTCGGTCAAGAACACCTTGCTGGTGTTAATCCCTGTACCGATTTCTATTATGCTTGGATTTCTGATTGCAGTCATGCTCAATAATCGCACCTATTTCCAGAAGACATTGCGGGCCTTCTTTTTTGCTCCGTATTTTACCAGTGGCATCGCCATTGCTTTTGTCTGGATGGTGCTGTTCCAGCCTACTAACGGTCCAATCAACGCTTTCCTTCGATCCATTGGCATATCTGAGCCTCCACTATGGTTCGCTTCCCCGGATACGGCGATGTACGCGGTACTGATCATGATGACTGCGGGCGGCATTGGCTACAATATGATCATTTATTTGGCTGCACTGCAGGAATTATCATCTGAGCAGTTGGAAGCTGCCAAGATGGACGGAGCAACATTTGGGCAACTGCTGCGCTTAATTATCTTTCCATTGGTTAGTCCGACGACCTTTTTCTTGATGATCACTGGTTTTATCGGCTCCATCAAAAGTTTTGGCATGATCTATGCGATCACCCAAGGAGGACCAGGCAATAGTACGACGGTGTTCTCTATTTTCGCCTATAAAAAAGCCTTTAACTTTTATGAAATGGGCTATGCGTCAGCAGTCTCGTGGACCATGTTCCTGATCATCCTTTGTATTACGCTGATTCAGTGGGTTGGCCAGAAAAAATGGGTCCATTATTAA
- a CDS encoding carbohydrate ABC transporter permease yields MDTRNKRMIRERVAKSFNTIIMALASLLLLSPMIWMVSTSFKKPKDVFTYPIQWIPLDPVWTNHFKVWMTGDGFALFYFNSLKISLILLIGAPLLAAFAAYGFSRIPFKGRDSIFLLYLCLMMIPPQVLFVPKFIMFDWMRIYNTHWALILPGLFTVFGVFMIRQFFMSIPHEISEAAFIDGAGHFRIFFQLFLPLSKPVLATFAIIDFTWTWNDYENALIFLLDKKLYTVPLGMQNFMLEAGVDYNLMMAAATAGVVPLLIVFFLGQKYIIQGFASSAVKG; encoded by the coding sequence ATGGATACGAGAAATAAGAGAATGATCAGAGAACGGGTGGCTAAGAGCTTCAATACGATCATCATGGCATTAGCCAGTTTGCTGCTACTGTCGCCAATGATCTGGATGGTCAGCACCTCGTTCAAGAAGCCAAAGGATGTCTTCACTTATCCAATTCAGTGGATCCCGCTCGATCCTGTATGGACCAACCACTTTAAGGTATGGATGACCGGAGACGGATTTGCCCTTTTTTATTTCAATTCCCTGAAGATTTCTTTGATTTTGCTAATTGGTGCTCCTTTGCTGGCTGCTTTTGCAGCATACGGTTTTAGCCGTATTCCGTTTAAGGGGAGGGACAGCATCTTTTTGCTCTATTTATGTTTGATGATGATACCGCCGCAAGTTCTTTTTGTACCGAAATTTATCATGTTTGATTGGATGAGAATTTACAATACCCATTGGGCGCTCATTCTTCCAGGTTTGTTCACCGTGTTCGGCGTCTTCATGATCCGGCAATTTTTCATGAGCATTCCGCATGAGATTTCTGAAGCAGCTTTTATTGATGGAGCCGGTCACTTCCGGATTTTCTTTCAATTATTTCTGCCGCTCTCCAAACCGGTGCTGGCGACCTTCGCTATTATTGATTTCACATGGACCTGGAACGATTATGAGAACGCGCTGATCTTTTTACTAGATAAGAAGCTTTATACGGTTCCGCTTGGTATGCAGAACTTCATGCTGGAAGCCGGTGTAGATTACAATCTGATGATGGCCGCCGCTACAGCAGGGGTTGTGCCACTGCTCATCGTCTTTTTCCTCGGACAAAAGTATATTATTCAAGGTTTTGCAAGCTCTGCTGTTAAAGGTTGA
- a CDS encoding thioredoxin family protein, translating into MSLQRIDGASFQSAIKQNGVTLVEFGANWCPPCKALLPILEELSQEETGRLDVYQVDCDESPELAAQFGIMSMPTVIMFHNGEPMDKLIGLRPKSAYQAALACYVS; encoded by the coding sequence ATGAGTTTACAACGAATAGATGGAGCAAGCTTTCAAAGTGCGATTAAACAAAATGGGGTCACTCTTGTTGAATTTGGAGCCAACTGGTGCCCGCCCTGCAAAGCGCTGCTTCCCATTTTGGAAGAGCTGAGTCAAGAGGAGACGGGGCGTCTGGACGTTTATCAGGTAGATTGTGACGAATCCCCAGAACTTGCCGCTCAATTCGGCATCATGTCCATGCCGACGGTGATCATGTTTCATAACGGAGAACCTATGGATAAACTGATTGGACTTCGGCCAAAGAGCGCGTATCAAGCAGCACTGGCCTGTTATGTATCATAA
- a CDS encoding sensor histidine kinase, protein MIPLCIAIYYLFQHFESIRQKDMMDRMSERMQQVHMSLNDMMAFAYKANIMLSQDESLIQIMHDPDKYDPLERKKVIESKMFGINNSFFFHQTELYFRFIDLKGNVYTSYAPNSQLTNDLEDLQDWQSVLQSSAHPYRWVADDLNDVRGSQGSKLLSLYTILNDPLRGNYGLARISINIQEWFRSTLKDSPVNQDLTIFTGQGETILQSKITAFSTDMMHRIMSLQAQEGHYEDKQSLSLINYSYLEDLDWYVVSQMPLSELQQEIRQLRFIVFVFLTILVIAFVLVTIILSARMTKPLNVLKRSMEEASDKKLNVKISIGRGATDEVRFLGESFNRMIDDVLVLINKLKLEERQKQAVRFQMLLSQMNPHFLLNTLNTVKWIARREKQEAIAGICTSLGLILEASLNSEIELIPLNAEIKLLRSYESIQSFRFRGHFIILYEIDESVQHALVPKLSLQPLVENSIAHGFDGADGCGTIWVRVRAERSDLVLEVEDNGIGMEAAALKPGRRSGHGIGLSNLKERLQLLFKREGSMEFITGAEGTLVRLRLPLLIATPYLQEGDDDHVDDFTGGR, encoded by the coding sequence ATGATTCCTTTGTGTATCGCCATTTATTATTTGTTCCAGCATTTTGAATCGATTCGCCAGAAGGATATGATGGATCGGATGTCCGAGCGTATGCAGCAGGTTCATATGTCTTTGAATGACATGATGGCCTTTGCTTATAAGGCAAATATCATGCTGAGCCAGGATGAGAGCCTGATCCAGATCATGCACGATCCGGACAAGTATGATCCCCTAGAACGAAAGAAAGTGATCGAGAGCAAAATGTTTGGAATCAACAACAGCTTTTTCTTCCATCAGACGGAGCTGTATTTTCGATTCATCGATCTTAAGGGCAACGTATACACCTCATATGCTCCCAACAGTCAGTTGACCAATGATTTAGAGGATTTGCAGGATTGGCAGAGTGTTCTGCAAAGCAGTGCTCATCCATACCGCTGGGTAGCGGATGATTTGAACGATGTAAGAGGCAGCCAGGGGAGTAAGCTACTGAGTCTGTACACAATCCTGAATGACCCATTGAGAGGAAACTACGGACTGGCCCGGATCAGCATTAACATACAGGAATGGTTCCGCAGCACATTGAAGGATAGTCCAGTGAATCAGGATCTGACCATTTTTACCGGACAAGGAGAGACCATTCTACAAAGCAAGATAACAGCTTTCAGTACGGATATGATGCATAGAATTATGTCTTTGCAAGCCCAGGAGGGGCACTATGAGGATAAACAATCCTTGTCCTTGATCAATTATAGCTATCTGGAGGATCTGGATTGGTATGTGGTCAGCCAAATGCCGCTAAGCGAGCTGCAGCAGGAGATTCGGCAATTAAGATTTATTGTTTTTGTATTCTTGACCATACTGGTTATCGCTTTCGTGTTGGTGACCATCATTTTGTCCGCCCGCATGACAAAGCCGCTGAACGTGCTGAAACGCAGTATGGAGGAAGCGTCGGATAAGAAGCTGAATGTAAAAATCTCCATCGGCAGGGGTGCAACAGATGAGGTGCGCTTCCTCGGCGAAAGCTTCAATCGAATGATTGACGATGTCCTGGTGCTTATTAATAAGCTTAAGCTGGAGGAGCGGCAGAAGCAGGCTGTTCGCTTCCAAATGCTGCTCTCGCAAATGAACCCGCATTTTCTGTTGAATACCTTGAATACCGTCAAATGGATTGCCAGAAGGGAAAAACAAGAAGCAATCGCAGGCATCTGTACGTCTTTGGGGTTAATACTGGAAGCAAGTCTCAACTCGGAAATAGAGCTGATTCCTCTTAATGCGGAAATAAAGCTGTTGCGTTCCTATGAATCTATTCAATCATTTCGCTTTCGGGGCCATTTCATCATTCTTTATGAAATAGATGAGTCGGTTCAGCACGCTTTGGTCCCCAAGCTTAGCCTTCAGCCTCTAGTGGAGAATTCCATTGCCCATGGCTTTGATGGGGCTGACGGATGCGGCACGATCTGGGTAAGGGTTAGAGCAGAGCGAAGTGATCTGGTTCTTGAGGTGGAGGATAATGGCATCGGCATGGAAGCGGCCGCGCTTAAGCCGGGAAGACGAAGCGGCCACGGCATCGGACTGAGCAATTTGAAAGAAAGGCTGCAATTACTTTTTAAGCGGGAGGGTTCTATGGAATTTATAACTGGAGCGGAAGGGACCCTGGTCCGACTCCGGCTGCCTTTGCTGATTGCGACGCCTTATTTACAGGAAGGAGACGATGATCATGTGGACGATTTTACTGGTGGAAGATGA
- the erm gene encoding 23S ribosomal RNA methyltransferase Erm, with product MSENNKNRREKWQKESNFSAQHLLISKRLIHDMIALAKISPTDTVLDIGAGTGALTYPLAEKAAHVLAIETDSAFVDRLFNKMKDRSNIRVKQSDFLEVSLPRSPFTVVANIPYSITTPIMRKLLDHPGVPLQRAVLLVEKGAAKRFTAVPIIDPRILSWRMQYEIRLVRAVSPHHFAPPPKVDSAILFIQRREDPLVLTQHLPKFASLAAYGLRDPRLPLFAALSGVFTLPQIARLVRVLGVNREHPIGRLNEEQWGTVFDTMLQHVPPHRWPQWGKSSKGKFKRRK from the coding sequence GTGTCTGAAAATAATAAAAATCGTCGTGAAAAGTGGCAGAAAGAATCCAACTTTTCCGCGCAGCATCTATTAATCAGCAAACGACTGATTCATGATATGATCGCTTTGGCTAAGATTAGCCCTACTGATACCGTTCTCGATATCGGGGCGGGGACGGGGGCATTAACCTATCCGCTTGCAGAGAAAGCGGCACATGTGCTCGCCATCGAGACAGATTCGGCGTTTGTTGATAGACTATTCAACAAGATGAAAGATAGAAGCAACATTCGCGTCAAGCAATCTGATTTCTTGGAGGTCTCTCTCCCAAGAAGTCCTTTTACCGTCGTTGCCAATATCCCGTATTCAATAACTACTCCGATTATGAGAAAGTTATTGGATCATCCCGGCGTTCCGCTGCAGCGAGCCGTACTGCTTGTGGAGAAGGGGGCAGCCAAACGTTTTACGGCAGTTCCTATTATAGATCCGCGCATCTTGAGCTGGAGGATGCAATATGAAATCCGGCTCGTGCGGGCGGTTTCACCTCATCATTTTGCACCGCCTCCCAAAGTGGATTCCGCCATTCTTTTTATCCAGCGGAGGGAGGATCCTCTCGTTCTTACACAGCATCTGCCGAAGTTTGCATCGTTGGCAGCTTACGGACTGCGGGATCCACGCCTACCGTTATTTGCCGCTCTATCGGGCGTGTTTACGCTTCCCCAGATTGCGAGGCTGGTTAGAGTGTTGGGGGTGAATCGGGAACATCCCATCGGGAGACTGAATGAAGAACAGTGGGGAACGGTATTCGATACGATGCTCCAGCATGTGCCGCCGCATCGCTGGCCCCAATGGGGTAAGAGCTCTAAAGGTAAATTCAAGAGAAGAAAATAA